The Rufibacter sp. DG15C region TCGGCCTTCCAGTTGAACGCGTTCCCCGCCTGAGAGCAAAACACCGCCTTCTTGTTTGGCTAGTTCTATATACTGCAAGACTTTCTGCAGGTGCGCTTCTGAGACCAAAGCGCCTTGCTTGGTGTCAGCCAGCATAGGGTCGCCCACGGTTAAGGCGTTTACCTTTTCCAGGAAAGCGGTTTTGAATTGCTCATACAGCGGGCGCTCTATTAGAATGCGGGAGCCGCAGAGACAGATTTGGCCTTGGTTAGAGAAGGCGGCCTGTACCGCGGTGGCCACGGTTTTCTCAAAATCACAATCAGCGAAGATGACGGTGGCATTCTTGCCGCCCAGTTCCAAAGACAGTTTCTTGAATAAAGGCGCCGCGGTTCTAGCAATGGTCTTGCCAGTTTGGGTACCGCCTGTGAAGGAGATGGCTTTGACTGAAGGATGTTCGCAGAGAGGAGCGCCCACCATGGGGCCGGTGCCGTGCACAATGTTCAGGACGCCGGCGGGCAGACCGGCTTCTATGCACAGCTCAGACAAAAGGTAAGCAGTGTATGGCGTGATTTCTGAAGGCTTAGCGACCACGCAGTTTCCGGCGGCTAGGGCCGGGGCAATCTTCCAGGTGAACAGATACAAAGGCAGGTTCCACGGGGAAATGCAAGCCACCACGCCCAAGGGTTTGCGCACCGTGTAATTCACGGCAACGCCCTCCATGAAATGCGACTCAGATGCGAAGTGCTGAATGCCCGTCCCGAAGAAATGCATGTTGCTGCTGGCCCTCGGGATATCCACGGTCTTGGCCAGCCACAGCGGTTTCCCGTTGTCGGTGGTCTCGGCTTCGGCTAAACGGTCTAGGTGTTGGTCTATGAGCTCAGAAATACGCATCAAATACCTCCCCCGCTTCTCTGCCGACAAATTTGACCACGCTGGGAATGCTCCTTCCGCCGCTTCAATGGCCGTCAATACATCCAGCTCCCCAGAATCCGGAATCTGGGAATAGATCTCGCCGGTAGCCGGACTAATATTATGCAAGTATTGGCCTGAAGCAGGCTCTACCAGTTTTCCGTTGATGTAATTCTGTAGGTGAAGCATAATGGTGAATGAATTTAAAGTTAATTTAGCATTATGCCTGTGTGTTAAAATGAGCTCTGATTATAAAGGCAATTCCAAAGTAAGTAGTAGAAAATTGTAGAAAGCAGAATGCTACCTATAATTTGTGCAAAAAGGAGTTTGGTATCTGTATTCTTAAGATACCAAACAATACCTCCAATGGCTGTGCAAATAATTTCAATTAAGAATCCTCCCCATTCATAAAAAATAATCAATAGCCATGAAGAAAGAACCAAGCAAAATATACCAAGAGCTACAAAGAAATCAAGGTTAATATTTTGCTTAAATGACCTTGAGACGGTGGCAAAGGATACTATTAGGAATGGAGTAAATAGAAGGAACATAATAGGGATTAAATACACAGCCATTCCTCCGGCTCTTACCCAAACTGTAGTTAGGATTATGGAAGCCAAAGAAAAGCCAATTGCTTGGTAAATGCCGAGCCAGTGGTTAATCCTTTGTAACTCCATTACAGGTTCCCCGTTCTTCCTCCGTCCACAGGTATGTTAATGCCATTGATGTACCCAGCGGCTGGCGAGGCAAGGAACGCGGCGGCGGCGGCTACTTCGTGCGCTTCCCCGAAGCGGTTGGCTGGAATCCCAGACAGCAACTCGGCTTCCACAGACTGACGCGGTTGGCCGGTTTTCTCCATCTTGGCTTCAATGAGCGAATGGTGGCGGGCGGTGAGCGTTGCCCCGGGCAACACGTTGTTCACCGTAATCCCGAAGGGTGCCAGCTCAAAGGAAAGCGTCTTCGCCCAGTTGGCCACGGCGCCTCTAATGGTGTTGGACACGCCTAGGCCTTTGATAGGCTGTTTCACCGAGGTAGAGATGATGTTGATGATGCGGCCGTACTTGGCTTCTATCATGTACGGCACCGTGGCCTGCGCCAGCACGTGGTTGCAGATGAGGTGCGCCGCGAAGGCGTTTTCAAACTCCTCTACCTGGGCATTGATGGCCGGTCCGCCGGCTGGTCCGCCGGTGTTGTTGACCAAGATGTGGGCCTGTCCCATTTCCAGCAAATGCGCCTCAATACGTTCCTGCACCTGTGCGGGGTTGGTGAAATCTGCCACCACGTACCGGTGTTGTTGCCCGGCTACCGTATCCAGTTCTTGTACCGTTTCCTGCAGGCGGGTCTCGTTGCGGGCTACCAAGGTGACGGTGGCGCCCATGGCCGCCAGCTCCAGGGCAATGGCCTTTCCTATGCCCTGGGTGCTTCCGCAGACCACGGCGTGCTTGTTCTCTAAGTTCAAGTCCATATGTGAAGATTTCTGAGTCTAATTTACACGTGGTCAAAATAGTGAATTATGCGGGGAAGTGCCTCCTCTTTGAGAAAGCCTTCTCCTTTTACGAAATTGCCCTGTTGTAATTTGCCCTCCTTGCCCTTTTTCAATGCAGGCCAACCTGCCGTTTTTGGCGTGTTTTCCAGAAAAGAGCCCAAAATCGGAGGTCTATCTTTTATGAGAGAGGTTTCGTACCTTGGAACGGTCTCCTCCGCGGAGGTTCTTCCATCTTTCACCTTAGATTTTTAGCGCCATGGCCATCCAACCTGCCTTTAACATTCACCAATGGATTGACGAACACCGCCACCTGCTCAAACCGCCGGTGGGCAACCAGCAGGTCTACAAAGACAACAAAGACTTTATTGTGATGGTGGTAGGCGGACCCAACTCGCGCAAAGATTACCACGTCAACAACGGCGAGGAGTTCTTCTACCAGCTGGAGGGCGAGATTACCCTCAAGGTCATTGACGAAGGCGAATTCAAGGACATTACCATCAAAGCCGGCGATATCTTCCTGCTTCCGCCCAACGTGCCGCACTCGCCGCGCCGGGGACCCAACACCGTGGGCCTGGTTCTGGAGCGCTACCGCGATGAGAAAGAGCTGGATGGTTTCCAGTGGTACTGCGAGAACTGCAACACCAAACTCTACGAGGAATACATCCCTGTCTCTGACATTGTAGGCCAACTGCCCGTGGTCATGGACGCCTTCTGGGCCTCAGAAGAAAAACGCACCTGCAGCAAGTGCGGTGAAGTGATGCAGAAGCCGGCGCCGGTTCAGTAAGCGATAATTCATGATATTATTGAAGTATCTGTGTCAAACTTAAACATGTTCTTGATGCTCTTCGGACTTATTGTAACCGGCATCTATGCATGTCTTGGATTTTATAAGTTATTCAGGAAGAAAAATTGGACATATAGATTACTAATCTTTTCAGGTTTGCTAGCTTCCTTTCAGTTGCTTTTGTCAATTATAAAAGATGGTATACTTGCCCCAATTCCTAGCGATACTCTTTATGGGCCCATCACTTATATGGTTTCTTATTTGCTGTTGAGGAAGATGTATGTAGCCATTTACAGGGTAGAGCCTACCTATAATAGATGTGCTTGGTATGACCCTGAAGATAAAAGGAGACAAAACTTGCTAGACATAGTAGTACATGTTCTGCCATTTCTATTAAGCATTACCGTGGCTGTACAATTGGCTATTTTAAAATCTAATTGAATTCTCTACCCATTGTCATCCTGAAAGGACTTTGTGCCCGAACTAGCTAGGCAGTAGCAAAAGTCAATTGGCCTTCTCTAATTTCCTTAATCAAACTAACATCAATTCACTAATGGATAATAATCAAAGAGAACACATCATCCATCAATACTTAGAAGGCTACAATCAGTTTGATGTAGAAAATATGATAGCCCACTTTGATGAGAACATTGTCTTTGAAAACGTGTCCAATGGTGAGGTGAATATGTCCTTACATGGCGTAGAGTCTTTCAAAAAGCAGGCCGAGCAGGCAACCACATATTTCTCTTCCAGAAAGCAAACGCCCATCTCTTTCCAACACCAAGACAACCAGACCGAGGTTGCCCTAGACTATCAGGCCATCCTCGCCATGGATTTCCCCACGGGGCAAAGGAAAGGCGATGAGCTGAAGCTACAGGGGAAATCCGTGTTTACCTTTTCGGGTGATAAGGTGATTAAGCTGGTGGATATTAGCTAGAGACATTTACTAAAGGAAAGCCTGTAATTGCACAGCTATAAATGAACGTTATGCCTTAAAAGCCCCAGATGCCAAGACCTCCTGAAAATATCAATGCAGAAATAAGCCCTAGAGAATTTGAGCTTTTAGTGAAAGATTATCTATTGAACTTAGGGAAAGAGTTAAATACTTTCACTGCCACGCATGATATTAAAATTCATCGAGTTGACGGGGAATATCAAATAGACGTTTTTGCAGAATTTGAGTTTTTAGGAGCTTCCTTCAAAGTCCTTATTGAATGCAAGAGATATAAAAATAAAGTTAAGAGAGAGGTTGTTCAGTTACTGTTTGATAAGCTAAGGGCTACTGGTTCACATAAGGGTTTAATATTTTCTACTTCTGGGTTTCAAGAAGGAGCAATCACTTTTGCAAAAGAGCATGGAATAGCCTTGATAAGAGTAATTGAAGGCAAGTATAATTATTTTACAAAGTCTACTAACCATCCAAACTTTCAGCCTCCACCTTGGGCGGATACTCCAAAATATGTTGGTGAGTATTGTAATGATAAGTACATAGCATACTTGCAGGATGGACATTTAGAGCCACTTAAAGAATTTCTATTTGACTAACCTCTATGTTTAATATCAGCCAATTGGTGTTCAGATATTTTTCAACACAAAGGCCCGCCTTCTCTAAAGAAAGCGGGCCTTTGAATGTATCTCCGTTTTTAGCCTTTTTTTTAGAAAACAGGCCAAAAACCAAAGGTTATTCCCCGTCTTCGGCGTCTTCTTTCATGTTGTGGTACACGGCCTGTACGTCTTCGTCTTCTTCCAGACGGTCCAGGAGCTTGGTCATGTCCTCTTGTTGCTCTGGCGTGAGTTCTTTTAATACCGTTGGGTAGCGCTGTAGCTCAGAGCTTTTTACGTGGAGGCCGCGCTCTTCCAGAGCCTTTTGCATGGCACCAAAATCCTGGAAAGAGGTTTGGATGATGATTTCGTTTTCCTCTTCGTCTTTGTCAATGCTCTCCAGCCCGAAGTCAATCAGGTCCAGCTCCAGCTCTTCCAAATCCAGGCCTTCACCGTTCAAATGGAAAACGCCTTTGCGCTCAAAGATAAAGTCAAAGGCTCCCGTGCGGCCAAGCTCACCACCGGTGCGGTTAAAGTGCATGCGCACGTTAGCCACAGTGCGGTTCACGTTGTCAGTGGCGGTTTCTACCAGGACGGCGACGCCGTGCGGGCCGTAGCCTTCATATACTACTTCAGAATAGTCGTTTTCTTCCTTGCCCTGGGCGCGCTTGATGGCGGCCTCTACGCGGTCTTTGGGCATGTTCACGCCTTTGGCGTTCTGGATGCAGACGCGCAGGCGGGAGTTGGTGTCTGGGTCAGGTCCGCCAGATTTAACGGCCATCACAATCTCTTTCCCTATGCGGGTGAACTGCTTGGACATCATGTCCCAGCGTTTCATTTTACGGGCTTTCCGAAACTCAAATGCTCTTCCCATTGCGGTTTTCTAAAACTGATTGGTGCAAATATCAACAAA contains the following coding sequences:
- a CDS encoding aldehyde dehydrogenase, encoding MLHLQNYINGKLVEPASGQYLHNISPATGEIYSQIPDSGELDVLTAIEAAEGAFPAWSNLSAEKRGRYLMRISELIDQHLDRLAEAETTDNGKPLWLAKTVDIPRASSNMHFFGTGIQHFASESHFMEGVAVNYTVRKPLGVVACISPWNLPLYLFTWKIAPALAAGNCVVAKPSEITPYTAYLLSELCIEAGLPAGVLNIVHGTGPMVGAPLCEHPSVKAISFTGGTQTGKTIARTAAPLFKKLSLELGGKNATVIFADCDFEKTVATAVQAAFSNQGQICLCGSRILIERPLYEQFKTAFLEKVNALTVGDPMLADTKQGALVSEAHLQKVLQYIELAKQEGGVLLSGGERVQLEGRCANGYFLQPTVFENLPHSCRTNTEEIFGPVVTLIPFDSEEDAISYANATEYGLSASVWTNDLTRAHRVSHQLHAGMVWVNTWLLRDLRTPFGGMKQSGVGREGGWEALRFFTEAQNVCVKL
- a CDS encoding SDR family oxidoreductase produces the protein MDLNLENKHAVVCGSTQGIGKAIALELAAMGATVTLVARNETRLQETVQELDTVAGQQHRYVVADFTNPAQVQERIEAHLLEMGQAHILVNNTGGPAGGPAINAQVEEFENAFAAHLICNHVLAQATVPYMIEAKYGRIINIISTSVKQPIKGLGVSNTIRGAVANWAKTLSFELAPFGITVNNVLPGATLTARHHSLIEAKMEKTGQPRQSVEAELLSGIPANRFGEAHEVAAAAAFLASPAAGYINGINIPVDGGRTGNL
- a CDS encoding 3-hydroxyanthranilate 3,4-dioxygenase gives rise to the protein MAIQPAFNIHQWIDEHRHLLKPPVGNQQVYKDNKDFIVMVVGGPNSRKDYHVNNGEEFFYQLEGEITLKVIDEGEFKDITIKAGDIFLLPPNVPHSPRRGPNTVGLVLERYRDEKELDGFQWYCENCNTKLYEEYIPVSDIVGQLPVVMDAFWASEEKRTCSKCGEVMQKPAPVQ
- a CDS encoding nuclear transport factor 2 family protein, which produces MDNNQREHIIHQYLEGYNQFDVENMIAHFDENIVFENVSNGEVNMSLHGVESFKKQAEQATTYFSSRKQTPISFQHQDNQTEVALDYQAILAMDFPTGQRKGDELKLQGKSVFTFSGDKVIKLVDIS
- a CDS encoding restriction endonuclease produces the protein MPRPPENINAEISPREFELLVKDYLLNLGKELNTFTATHDIKIHRVDGEYQIDVFAEFEFLGASFKVLIECKRYKNKVKREVVQLLFDKLRATGSHKGLIFSTSGFQEGAITFAKEHGIALIRVIEGKYNYFTKSTNHPNFQPPPWADTPKYVGEYCNDKYIAYLQDGHLEPLKEFLFD
- a CDS encoding YebC/PmpR family DNA-binding transcriptional regulator: MGRAFEFRKARKMKRWDMMSKQFTRIGKEIVMAVKSGGPDPDTNSRLRVCIQNAKGVNMPKDRVEAAIKRAQGKEENDYSEVVYEGYGPHGVAVLVETATDNVNRTVANVRMHFNRTGGELGRTGAFDFIFERKGVFHLNGEGLDLEELELDLIDFGLESIDKDEEENEIIIQTSFQDFGAMQKALEERGLHVKSSELQRYPTVLKELTPEQQEDMTKLLDRLEEDEDVQAVYHNMKEDAEDGE